Proteins found in one Pseudomonas marvdashtae genomic segment:
- a CDS encoding CheR family methyltransferase, whose product MSTATCKERTVNSMALSDREFGQFQSWLYQAAGINLSPAKKALVAGRLFKRLKHYELDSYGEYFALIMNGQRADELQVALDLLTTNETYFFREPKHFDFLRDQVLPHATPGKTFRLWSAASSSGEEPYSLAMTLAESLGTTPWEVIGSDISTQVLAKARSGHYPMERARNLPHPLLVKYCLKGTGRQQGTMLIDRALRNRVNFIQVNLNDTLPELGEFDVIFLRNVMIYFDQPTKSKVVARLIPRLKSGGYFIVSHSESLNGVSDALKLVAPSIYRKP is encoded by the coding sequence ATGAGCACAGCCACTTGCAAGGAACGCACGGTGAATTCAATGGCGCTCAGTGACCGGGAGTTCGGCCAGTTCCAATCCTGGCTGTACCAAGCCGCCGGCATCAACCTGTCACCGGCCAAGAAAGCCCTGGTGGCCGGGCGGCTGTTCAAGCGCCTCAAGCACTATGAGCTCGACAGCTACGGTGAGTACTTCGCGCTGATCATGAACGGCCAGCGCGCCGATGAACTGCAGGTGGCCCTGGACCTGCTTACCACCAACGAAACCTATTTTTTCCGCGAACCCAAGCACTTCGATTTCCTCCGCGACCAAGTACTGCCCCATGCGACGCCGGGCAAGACCTTTCGCCTGTGGAGTGCGGCCAGTTCATCTGGCGAGGAACCCTACAGCCTCGCCATGACCCTGGCCGAAAGCCTGGGCACCACGCCCTGGGAAGTCATCGGCTCGGACATCAGCACCCAAGTGCTGGCCAAGGCCCGTTCCGGGCACTATCCGATGGAGCGCGCCCGCAACCTGCCCCATCCATTGCTGGTGAAATACTGCCTCAAGGGCACCGGCCGCCAGCAAGGCACGATGCTCATCGACCGCGCGCTGCGCAACCGGGTCAACTTCATCCAGGTCAACCTCAACGACACCTTGCCGGAGCTGGGGGAATTCGACGTGATTTTCCTGCGCAATGTGATGATCTATTTCGACCAGCCAACCAAAAGCAAAGTGGTCGCCCGGCTGATTCCTCGGCTCAAGTCCGGCGGGTATTTCATCGTCAGCCATTCGGAAAGCCTCAACGGCGTGTCCGATGCGTTGAAGCTGGTCGCCCCTTCGATTTATCGCAAGCCATGA
- a CDS encoding protein-glutamate methylesterase/protein-glutamine glutaminase, whose product MSGKKINVLLVDDSAVVRQVLLAILSDTPDINVIGAASDPIFAMDKLAKEWPDVIVLDVEMPRMDGITFLKKIMSERPTPVVICSSLTPKGAETTLQAMAAGAVEIITKPTSGLKNFLLESAPELVSAIRAAAQVNVRNLGKRPAPAPLTPATKLTADAMLPAANGHAMAQTTERIVAMGTSTGGTQALEAVLTALPRVCPGIVIVQHMPEKFTASFAARLNSLCQIEVREAKNNDRIHPGLALIAPGGKHMMVTRSGAFYHVQVVDGPLVNRHRPSVDVLFRSVAKFAGRNATGIIMTGMGDDGARGLKEMLDAGSATVAQDEASCVVFGMPKEAIKLNAAQRVMPLHEIAQVILHR is encoded by the coding sequence ATGTCAGGCAAAAAGATAAATGTATTGCTGGTGGATGATTCCGCCGTGGTCCGCCAGGTATTGCTGGCGATCCTCAGCGACACGCCGGACATCAACGTCATCGGCGCGGCCTCCGACCCGATCTTCGCCATGGATAAACTGGCGAAGGAATGGCCCGACGTGATTGTGCTGGACGTGGAAATGCCGCGCATGGACGGCATCACCTTCCTGAAGAAAATCATGAGCGAGCGGCCCACGCCGGTGGTGATCTGCTCATCATTGACGCCCAAGGGCGCGGAAACCACGTTGCAAGCCATGGCCGCGGGCGCGGTGGAAATCATCACCAAGCCCACCAGCGGCCTGAAGAACTTCTTGTTGGAGTCGGCGCCGGAACTGGTGTCCGCCATCCGCGCCGCCGCCCAGGTCAACGTCCGTAACCTGGGCAAGCGCCCTGCCCCGGCCCCGCTGACACCCGCGACCAAACTCACCGCCGACGCCATGCTGCCCGCCGCCAACGGCCACGCCATGGCCCAGACCACCGAACGCATCGTCGCCATGGGCACCTCCACCGGCGGCACCCAGGCGCTGGAAGCGGTGCTGACCGCCCTGCCCCGCGTGTGCCCTGGCATCGTCATCGTCCAGCACATGCCGGAGAAATTCACCGCGTCGTTCGCCGCCCGGCTCAACAGCCTGTGCCAGATCGAAGTGCGCGAAGCGAAAAACAACGACCGCATCCACCCGGGCCTGGCCCTCATCGCCCCCGGCGGCAAGCACATGATGGTGACCCGCAGCGGCGCGTTCTACCACGTGCAAGTGGTGGACGGCCCGCTGGTCAACCGCCATCGCCCTTCGGTGGACGTGCTGTTTCGCTCGGTGGCCAAGTTCGCCGGCCGCAACGCCACCGGCATCATCATGACCGGCATGGGCGACGACGGCGCCCGCGGCCTCAAGGAAATGCTCGACGCCGGCAGCGCTACAGTGGCCCAGGACGAAGCCAGCTGCGTGGTGTTCGGCATGCCCAAGGAAGCCATCAAGCTCAACGCCGCACAGCGGGTGATGCCGTTGCACGAGATTGCGCAGGTGATATTGCATCGCTGA
- a CDS encoding methyl-accepting chemotaxis protein, with protein sequence MKWFYNLRIATKLITSFLVVLALTAVMGVFSIIQLGQVNGTTIDIRENWMASMRAASGMRFYAANYRLKENRHISADSEQERTAIEQEADEAKQGFETRLATYEKLISSAEDRQLFDAARSDWTAYLVVSKDLFALSRQNLANEAQTLLRGESKRHFDLVTADLQKLVELNAAGADLASAHGTELYEDARLSIIAVLAAALLVGLGLALFISRIISRPLKQAAAVAEQLAEGNLNAKIEAGSKDETGMVLSAMQNMVGKLSHIIGEVRNAADNLASASEEVSATAQSMSQATSEQAASVEETSASIEQMSASINQNTENAKVTDGMASKAAKEATDGGESVQQTVVAMKKIAQRISIIDDIAYQTNLLALNAAIEAARAGEHGKGFAVVAAEVRKLAERSQVAAQEIGELSSSSVDMAEKAGNLLNEMVPSINKTSDLVQEISAASEEQAAGVAQINTAMTQLNQVTQQNASSSEELAATAEEMSSQAEQLQQAMSFFTLDTPAKSAMQSARVDHTPGPSSRKPTRAPAPVMPKAFAYNMASAPDESEFTRF encoded by the coding sequence ATGAAATGGTTCTACAACCTTAGAATCGCCACCAAACTGATCACCTCGTTCCTTGTGGTGTTGGCGCTGACCGCCGTCATGGGCGTGTTTTCGATCATTCAGCTGGGCCAGGTGAACGGCACCACCATCGATATCCGCGAAAACTGGATGGCTTCGATGCGTGCAGCTTCGGGCATGCGCTTCTACGCGGCGAACTATCGCCTCAAGGAAAACCGCCACATTTCCGCTGACTCCGAGCAGGAGCGCACCGCCATTGAGCAAGAAGCGGACGAAGCCAAACAGGGTTTCGAAACACGCTTGGCGACCTATGAAAAACTGATCTCCAGTGCCGAAGATCGCCAGTTGTTCGACGCCGCTCGCAGTGACTGGACCGCTTACCTGGTCGTTAGCAAAGACCTGTTTGCACTGTCCCGACAAAATCTCGCCAACGAAGCCCAGACGTTGCTCAGAGGCGAATCCAAACGTCATTTCGACCTGGTAACCGCTGACCTGCAAAAACTGGTCGAACTCAATGCCGCCGGAGCCGACTTGGCCAGCGCCCACGGCACGGAACTGTATGAGGATGCACGCCTGTCGATCATCGCCGTGCTGGCTGCCGCCTTGCTGGTGGGCCTGGGTCTGGCGCTGTTCATCTCGCGGATCATTTCCCGCCCGTTGAAGCAGGCCGCCGCCGTTGCCGAGCAACTGGCCGAAGGCAACCTGAACGCGAAAATCGAAGCAGGTTCCAAGGACGAAACCGGCATGGTGCTCAGCGCCATGCAGAACATGGTCGGCAAGCTGTCGCACATCATCGGCGAAGTGCGCAACGCGGCGGACAACCTCGCGAGCGCCTCCGAAGAAGTCAGCGCCACCGCACAATCGATGAGCCAGGCCACCAGCGAACAGGCGGCCAGCGTCGAGGAAACCAGTGCGTCCATCGAGCAGATGAGCGCCAGCATCAACCAGAACACCGAGAACGCCAAGGTGACCGACGGCATGGCCAGCAAGGCCGCCAAGGAAGCCACCGACGGCGGTGAATCGGTGCAGCAGACCGTGGTGGCAATGAAGAAAATTGCCCAGCGCATCAGCATCATTGACGACATCGCCTACCAGACCAACCTGCTGGCGCTCAACGCCGCCATCGAAGCCGCCCGCGCCGGCGAACACGGCAAAGGCTTCGCAGTGGTGGCCGCCGAAGTGCGCAAACTGGCCGAACGCAGCCAGGTCGCCGCCCAGGAAATCGGCGAGCTGTCGTCCAGCAGCGTCGACATGGCCGAGAAGGCCGGGAACCTGCTCAACGAAATGGTCCCGTCCATCAACAAGACCTCGGACCTGGTGCAGGAAATCAGCGCCGCCTCCGAAGAACAGGCCGCTGGCGTGGCGCAGATCAACACGGCCATGACCCAGCTCAACCAGGTGACCCAGCAGAACGCTTCCAGCAGCGAAGAACTGGCCGCCACCGCCGAAGAAATGAGCAGCCAGGCCGAGCAACTGCAACAGGCCATGAGCTTCTTCACCTTGGACACGCCGGCCAAGTCCGCCATGCAAAGCGCCAGGGTCGATCACACGCCGGGGCCATCCAGCCGTAAACCGACGCGGGCACCGGCTCCGGTGATGCCCAAGGCGTTTGCCTACAACATGGCCAGCGCGCCGGACGAATCGGAATTCACCCGGTTCTGA
- a CDS encoding chemotaxis protein CheW, translating into MGAIATTRQTVSAVEEEAQYLTFMLGTEMFAIGILCIKEIIEYGNLTVVPMMPAFVRGVINLRGAVVPVVDLSARFGRPNSAISRRSCVVIIEAASADGQAQDIGLLVDTVSAVLEIPASQIEPPPSFGAKIRADFISGMAKVDGKFVIVLEVDRVLSIDEMSELAQTSPAALEAPAS; encoded by the coding sequence ATGGGCGCCATCGCGACCACACGTCAAACCGTCAGCGCGGTCGAGGAAGAAGCGCAGTACCTGACGTTCATGCTCGGCACTGAGATGTTCGCCATCGGCATCCTGTGCATCAAGGAAATCATCGAGTACGGCAACCTCACCGTGGTGCCGATGATGCCGGCCTTCGTGCGCGGGGTGATCAACCTGCGCGGCGCGGTCGTGCCGGTGGTGGATCTGTCGGCGCGTTTCGGCCGACCGAATTCCGCCATCAGCCGGCGCAGTTGCGTGGTGATCATCGAGGCCGCCAGCGCCGACGGACAGGCCCAGGACATCGGCCTGTTGGTGGACACTGTGTCGGCGGTGCTGGAAATCCCGGCTTCGCAGATCGAGCCGCCACCGAGTTTCGGCGCGAAGATCCGCGCTGACTTCATCAGCGGCATGGCCAAGGTCGATGGCAAGTTCGTCATCGTGCTGGAGGTAGACCGGGTGCTGTCCATCGACGAGATGTCCGAACTCGCCCAAACCAGCCCCGCCGCGCTGGAAGCGCCTGCCTCATGA
- a CDS encoding HvfA family oxazolone/thioamide-modified RiPP metallophore, with protein MTRTKNSNAARFALAALALSGGLSLAQSAFAVDALPQGYQLASAEKTSEGKCGEGKCGAAESGKKVTDAEGKCGEGKCGADESGKKITAAEGKCGEGKCGDASFARTDIDDDARVSLKEFLTVAPTQQAEFEKMDTNHDGYLSEAETYKYRTGQYTANGKKVPTELFIHMSKAKE; from the coding sequence ATGACCCGTACAAAAAACTCGAACGCCGCTCGCTTCGCCCTTGCCGCACTCGCCCTGTCCGGCGGCTTGAGCCTGGCCCAATCCGCCTTCGCGGTGGACGCCCTGCCCCAGGGTTATCAGCTGGCTTCGGCGGAAAAAACCTCCGAAGGCAAATGCGGTGAAGGTAAATGCGGTGCTGCCGAATCGGGCAAAAAAGTCACCGACGCGGAAGGCAAATGCGGCGAAGGCAAATGCGGCGCCGACGAATCCGGCAAAAAAATCACCGCGGCGGAAGGCAAGTGCGGTGAAGGCAAATGCGGCGACGCGTCCTTTGCCCGTACCGACATCGACGACGATGCGCGCGTGTCGCTGAAAGAATTCCTCACCGTCGCGCCGACCCAGCAAGCCGAGTTCGAGAAGATGGACACCAACCACGACGGCTACCTGTCCGAGGCGGAAACCTACAAATACCGGACTGGCCAATACACCGCCAACGGCAAGAAAGTGCCCACCGAGCTGTTCATCCACATGAGCAAAGCCAAGGAGTAA
- a CDS encoding HvfB family MNIO-type RiPP peptide maturase: MSTFTSPNGAGLGLRRAMLGDLLEMAPGAVDFLECAPDNWIGVGGVYAEQLDQLAAQHPITCHGLSLSLGGPQPLDLDLLRGTRRFLDRYAVAIYSEHLSYCSDSGHLYDLLPIPFTEEAVHHVAARIRLAQDILGQRIAVENISYYAAPFQAMGEIDFVTAVLEEADCDLLLDVNNLYVNAINHRYDAQKFLAALPAQRVSYLHVAGHYDEADDLKIDTHGAAVKQDVWSLLYQTYQRFGPVPTLLERDFNFPPLSELLAEVEQIKQLQQLACPATPEARHA; this comes from the coding sequence ATGAGCACTTTCACCTCACCCAACGGCGCCGGGCTCGGTCTACGCCGAGCCATGCTTGGCGATCTGCTGGAAATGGCCCCGGGGGCCGTGGACTTCCTCGAATGCGCCCCGGACAACTGGATCGGCGTCGGCGGCGTCTACGCCGAGCAACTGGACCAACTGGCCGCACAGCACCCCATCACCTGCCACGGCCTGTCGCTGTCCCTCGGCGGCCCGCAACCACTTGACCTCGACCTGCTGCGCGGCACCCGGCGTTTTCTCGATCGCTACGCCGTGGCGATCTACAGCGAGCACCTGAGCTACTGTTCCGACAGCGGCCACCTCTACGACCTCCTGCCGATCCCCTTCACCGAAGAAGCCGTCCACCACGTCGCCGCCCGCATACGCCTGGCCCAGGACATACTCGGCCAACGCATCGCCGTGGAAAACATCTCCTACTACGCCGCGCCCTTCCAAGCGATGGGCGAAATCGACTTCGTCACCGCCGTGCTCGAAGAAGCCGACTGCGACCTGCTGCTGGACGTCAACAACCTCTACGTCAATGCGATCAACCACCGTTACGATGCCCAGAAATTCCTCGCCGCCCTCCCCGCGCAACGCGTCAGCTACCTGCACGTCGCCGGTCATTACGACGAAGCCGACGACCTGAAAATCGACACCCACGGCGCGGCGGTCAAGCAAGACGTCTGGAGCCTCCTGTACCAGACCTACCAACGATTCGGACCCGTGCCGACACTGTTGGAACGCGACTTCAACTTCCCGCCCTTGTCGGAATTGCTCGCCGAAGTCGAGCAGATCAAACAGCTGCAACAACTCGCCTGCCCGGCCACACCGGAGGCCCGCCATGCCTGA
- a CDS encoding VOC family protein produces MQPSLNRIMLYVRNVQETCDFYQHHFGFVSTRDADDRVVELRSANGGAILMAHLAAKSVKTGQVTVKLVFDIEDVDGFKEKCLMQGLKFGATHKADGYTFANAKDPDGNSISISSRAFAARYN; encoded by the coding sequence ATGCAACCATCACTCAACCGGATAATGCTGTACGTCAGAAATGTTCAGGAGACTTGCGATTTTTATCAGCACCATTTCGGCTTTGTCAGCACGCGTGATGCTGATGACCGGGTCGTCGAATTGAGGTCTGCGAACGGCGGTGCGATTCTAATGGCCCACCTAGCGGCAAAAAGCGTCAAGACAGGCCAAGTCACCGTCAAACTTGTCTTTGACATCGAGGATGTCGATGGCTTTAAGGAAAAATGCCTGATGCAGGGACTGAAGTTTGGAGCCACACACAAGGCCGACGGCTATACCTTCGCCAATGCCAAAGACCCCGACGGAAATTCAATTTCCATATCTAGTCGAGCGTTTGCCGCACGCTACAACTAG
- a CDS encoding MbcA/ParS/Xre antitoxin family protein, with protein MPESQDAKTQYARALEHAIEVFGSQSLAEDWLNKPCKYLNGQEPLELTKNSLGFESVMGYLSRIGQGVYQ; from the coding sequence ATGCCTGAGAGCCAGGATGCGAAGACTCAATACGCCCGAGCCTTGGAACATGCCATTGAGGTATTTGGCAGCCAATCATTGGCCGAAGACTGGCTGAACAAACCCTGTAAGTACTTGAACGGTCAGGAGCCCTTGGAACTGACCAAAAACTCGCTGGGCTTTGAGTCGGTGATGGGCTACCTGAGCCGCATCGGGCAGGGGGTTTATCAATGA
- a CDS encoding TonB-dependent siderophore receptor, with protein MSSSPVSQRHPLNRALQGAILGLIVSSYALPSLAQTSSVDHSNQAKQWNIAAGPLAPALDRFAREAGISLSFDASSVANRTTAGVNGTLDTSAALSSLLQGSELQIEQQGPNAYLLSPQPKPAGPLELDAADVEEYRLAPLIINAKVRVSADDDANSVVAKELWVGGKVATSILNTPASVSVVTNKEMEQRSVSTTEEALQYTPGVVSDFYGTDDRNDYFQIRGFQATTYRDGLTLSSMRGVREDPFAYERIEILRGANSTLFGPADPGGSVNFVTKQPRFEQFGQGYVTYGSFDHVETGIDVGDALNDEKTVAGRFTAKGQNSDREYDHSQDDNQLVMGGLTWAPTDYTSATVILDYLKTESSPNSGGYPLDKEYDRSKFYGEPSYNFHDVERTSLSGNVTHDFDNGFVLRSNLRYSKLTDDFGYVYISDSAARVGTTVDRFLFGTDTEADQFNGNLMLQYDARFENIDSSSLVGVEYLDSTTKESSVYALTTPIDIANPVFTGVSRSIAPYAVNKRDATTKAVFLQQNLSFYERFIVTAGMRNDSMDLTSKGLQSTEKDNFSETSYRGALTYIVNDEVSTYVSMVESVSPPQVGVTPQTGRQYEVGVKYAPMGMDALFSAAVYDLTQENVTIAVVLPSGIIEQQTVGESQVRGLDLEAKAQVTQNLSLIGGYSYMESEVLRGSLYDGSSLKGNEFTTAPKHSASLWSYYDVPGTDVSVGLGARYVGSYYFDAANSGKSDGTTLFDAAFNYEIAKGTDLAVNVSNLLDEQHVVGSGTANFYNPGREITAKVSYNW; from the coding sequence ATGAGTTCGTCCCCGGTTTCACAGCGCCATCCATTAAATCGTGCCTTGCAGGGTGCGATTCTGGGTTTGATCGTAAGCAGCTACGCATTGCCATCGCTGGCACAGACGTCGAGCGTTGACCACAGCAATCAAGCCAAGCAGTGGAACATCGCTGCCGGCCCACTGGCGCCGGCGCTTGACCGCTTTGCCCGCGAGGCTGGCATCAGTCTTTCGTTCGACGCGTCGAGTGTAGCGAACCGCACCACGGCTGGCGTGAATGGCACGCTCGATACGTCGGCTGCGCTGTCATCGTTGCTGCAGGGGAGCGAATTGCAAATCGAACAGCAAGGCCCGAATGCCTATCTACTGTCGCCTCAACCAAAGCCCGCCGGCCCGCTGGAGCTCGACGCAGCGGACGTCGAGGAATACCGTCTTGCACCCCTCATCATCAATGCCAAGGTCAGGGTCAGTGCCGACGACGATGCCAACTCGGTAGTCGCCAAGGAGCTCTGGGTTGGCGGCAAGGTGGCAACCAGCATTCTCAATACACCGGCCTCGGTGTCGGTTGTTACCAACAAGGAAATGGAGCAACGCAGCGTCAGCACCACGGAAGAGGCGCTGCAATATACGCCGGGCGTGGTCAGTGACTTCTATGGTACGGATGACCGCAACGACTATTTCCAGATCCGGGGCTTCCAGGCCACCACCTACCGTGACGGCTTGACCCTGAGTTCGATGCGCGGCGTACGCGAAGATCCGTTCGCTTATGAACGCATAGAGATTCTGCGCGGCGCCAACTCCACGCTGTTTGGGCCAGCGGACCCGGGCGGCTCGGTGAATTTCGTGACCAAACAGCCGCGCTTCGAGCAGTTTGGCCAAGGCTATGTGACCTACGGTTCGTTTGACCATGTCGAGACAGGCATCGATGTGGGGGATGCGCTGAACGACGAGAAAACCGTGGCTGGCCGCTTTACTGCCAAAGGCCAAAACAGCGACCGCGAGTACGATCACTCACAGGACGACAACCAGTTGGTGATGGGTGGCCTCACCTGGGCACCCACGGACTACACGTCAGCCACCGTGATCCTGGACTATCTGAAAACTGAAAGTTCGCCCAACAGTGGCGGCTATCCGCTGGACAAGGAATACGACCGCAGCAAGTTTTATGGTGAGCCCAGCTACAACTTTCACGATGTCGAGCGCACCAGCCTCAGCGGTAACGTCACCCATGACTTCGACAACGGCTTCGTACTGCGCAGCAACCTGCGCTACAGCAAATTGACCGATGATTTTGGCTACGTTTACATCAGCGACAGCGCCGCACGTGTCGGTACTACCGTTGACCGGTTTCTGTTTGGAACGGACACTGAGGCCGACCAGTTCAACGGCAATCTGATGCTGCAATACGATGCCCGCTTCGAGAACATCGACAGCAGCAGCCTGGTGGGCGTGGAGTACCTCGATTCGACCACCAAGGAAAGCTCGGTCTACGCCCTGACGACCCCGATTGACATTGCAAATCCGGTGTTTACTGGCGTCTCACGCTCAATCGCGCCGTATGCCGTCAACAAGCGAGACGCGACCACCAAGGCCGTATTCCTTCAGCAGAACCTGTCGTTCTACGAGCGTTTCATCGTCACCGCGGGTATGCGCAACGACTCGATGGACCTTACCAGCAAAGGCTTGCAATCCACTGAGAAAGACAACTTCTCCGAAACCTCCTACCGAGGTGCGTTGACCTATATCGTCAACGATGAGGTGTCCACCTATGTGAGCATGGTGGAATCCGTCTCGCCGCCCCAGGTTGGCGTAACGCCGCAGACGGGCAGGCAGTACGAAGTGGGCGTGAAGTATGCGCCGATGGGGATGGACGCACTGTTCTCCGCAGCCGTGTATGACTTGACCCAGGAAAACGTCACCATCGCCGTGGTGCTGCCGAGCGGCATCATTGAGCAACAGACAGTGGGCGAATCGCAGGTGCGTGGCCTCGACCTGGAGGCCAAGGCGCAGGTGACGCAGAACCTCAGCCTGATTGGTGGCTACTCCTACATGGAGTCCGAGGTATTGCGCGGTTCGTTGTACGACGGCAGCTCCCTGAAGGGCAATGAGTTCACCACGGCACCCAAGCATTCCGCTTCGCTCTGGAGTTACTACGACGTGCCCGGCACCGATGTCAGCGTTGGCTTGGGTGCGCGCTACGTCGGCTCTTATTACTTCGATGCAGCCAACTCCGGCAAAAGTGATGGCACCACGCTGTTCGACGCCGCCTTCAACTACGAGATCGCCAAGGGCACCGACCTTGCGGTGAACGTCAGCAACCTGCTGGATGAACAGCACGTGGTCGGTTCCGGCACAGCGAACTTCTACAACCCGGGTCGCGAGATTACCGCCAAAGTGAGTTACAATTGGTAG
- the cheD gene encoding chemoreceptor glutamine deamidase CheD has translation MSAVMKEVAEVYLGPGEFRFATCPTRLRTILGSCVAITLWHPQRKIGGMCHFMLPSRVRCSTALNGMYADEAIELFIRQARAHHTKPEEYQLKLFGGGEMFPELQRHVAFGDVARSNVNAALEMAALYRLDLIAQDMGSTGHRSIIFDLCTGDVWVRHQPIRTLH, from the coding sequence ATGAGCGCCGTGATGAAGGAGGTGGCCGAGGTCTATCTCGGGCCGGGTGAGTTTCGCTTCGCGACCTGCCCGACCCGGCTGCGGACGATTCTCGGATCCTGCGTGGCAATTACCCTCTGGCACCCACAGCGCAAGATTGGCGGCATGTGCCACTTCATGTTGCCCAGCCGGGTGCGTTGCTCCACGGCGCTGAACGGGATGTACGCCGACGAAGCCATCGAATTGTTCATTCGCCAGGCACGGGCCCATCACACCAAGCCCGAGGAATATCAGCTCAAGCTGTTCGGCGGCGGCGAGATGTTCCCTGAGCTGCAACGCCACGTGGCATTCGGCGACGTGGCGCGGTCGAACGTCAACGCGGCGCTGGAAATGGCTGCGCTGTATCGCCTGGACCTGATCGCCCAGGACATGGGCAGCACCGGTCATCGCAGCATCATTTTCGACCTCTGCACGGGCGACGTCTGGGTCAGGCACCAACCGATAAGGACCCTGCATTAA
- a CDS encoding HvfC family RiPP maturation protein, whose translation MPEQLLEQLNCMANYVRNPHNPPPPGLEARRLAIYRRLFIGNIESLLAASFPVIHRTLPRADWQRLVHDFYANHRSQTPLFTQLAGEFATYLEQCPDLHDFPAWLPELAQHEWSESALLLSDAVEPSHNPHGDLIDGVPVVSGLAWVQAYEWPVCDIGPNYQPTEKPAAPTLVLLQRRAGRVTFSRLAPMAYALLVSLIENRRSGREHLVALADAAGVTVRELMPAGVSALEGFKVQGIVLGTRWG comes from the coding sequence ATGCCTGAACAACTGCTCGAACAACTCAACTGCATGGCCAATTACGTCCGCAACCCCCATAACCCGCCCCCGCCAGGGCTCGAAGCCCGACGCCTGGCCATCTACCGCCGATTGTTCATCGGCAACATCGAATCACTGCTGGCGGCCAGCTTCCCGGTCATCCACCGAACCCTGCCGCGCGCCGACTGGCAACGGTTGGTCCACGACTTCTACGCCAACCACCGCAGCCAGACGCCCCTGTTCACACAGCTCGCCGGCGAATTCGCCACCTACCTGGAACAATGCCCGGACCTGCACGACTTCCCCGCCTGGCTGCCCGAACTCGCGCAACACGAATGGAGCGAAAGCGCCCTGCTGCTGAGCGACGCGGTGGAGCCGTCCCACAATCCCCACGGCGATTTGATCGACGGCGTGCCCGTGGTGTCCGGATTGGCTTGGGTACAGGCGTATGAATGGCCGGTGTGCGACATCGGGCCGAATTACCAGCCCACCGAAAAGCCTGCGGCTCCGACGTTGGTCCTGCTCCAGCGGCGCGCCGGGCGAGTGACGTTTTCGCGCCTTGCGCCGATGGCTTATGCGTTGTTGGTTTCGCTGATAGAGAACCGACGCAGCGGACGGGAGCATCTGGTGGCGCTGGCTGATGCGGCTGGGGTGACGGTGCGGGAGTTGATGCCGGCGGGGGTGTCGGCGCTTGAGGGGTTTAAGGTGCAGGGGATTGTGTTGGGGACGCGTTGGGGGTGA